The window CAAGTTCAggtgctctctctctcttctcgcTCTCTATGTGATGATAAAGGCTCACCGTTGGAGACAGACATCATGCATTTCTGCATGTCCCGATTCTCAGAGTTTAAATTACTTCAAGGAACGAATTTCCCCCTTTATGTCCATTAACATGGAAGAGATCAAGAGAGTACTATACACCAGGCACAATAAAGATAGAACAGTAGATTCATCATAAGGAAAAGAGAATACGGTATGGTGAATCTTGGCTGCACACCACACCTCTTCATTGATTTGATGGTGACAAGAGTTTCTTTAGGTCCTGAAAAAATGGGAATGCATTTTTGACAACAATGAACATTCACCCATTACCTATCACTAAAAGGTTTTCCTGCTCCAAAGAACTTCTGGCATGGTACTATGAAATTATTGAACTTGCAGCATCTGATGGTGTTATAAAGTATAAAGCCGTATAACTACGTGATAATTTTTTCCTGAGCAGCATCTAGTGTTGCTCCATGCTTTGAACATGCAACTCATTTATGatttgttttcataattatatgGAGGGTTccaaaatatatcaataatcTGCTTTTATTTAATTCGTTATTTTCAATGGATAAGGGAAATCTTTCCAATCCTCTAACAGCACAATAATCAGCacgaattttactttttccctGAATAAATGACATGTTTCGCGTTTGCAGATTGAAACTGGAGGAAATCCAGGAATTCTGTTCAAGACACACCCTAACATCAACAAAGAGCTATTTGCAAATGAGAACATCCTAGGACTCAAAGATCCAAAAAGGCCTTTTCCAACTGGCCAAGCTGGTGATGCAGGGGGTGTTGGTCTTTTGAAGTGGAGGATGCAGAGTGTTGATGAGTCAATGGTGCCACTCACAAGTAGGTCAAAAGCTTTTCCTGCTTTGTTGGTTATCTAATAGTCTAATTGTCATGGTATTTGATGTATAAACATGCTTGTTTTCCAGTAAACTGCTGGCCTTCAGTCTCTGGAAATGAAACCTATGTCAGCATTGAGTATGAAGCCCCATCGATGTTTGATCTGAGAAATGTCGTGATCTCAGTACCTCTCCCGCCTCTTCGAGAAGCACCGAATGTGAGACAGATTGATGGAGAATGGAGGTGAACTGCTTCGATTATCTAAAATCATTCTTATGGTATTGATGTGATATAGAGATCCATGGATAGTATATCTGAGAGGCACCTTTAGATGAGAGCTTCCCAGTGAAGAGGATAATATGATAGATACGATTCGTGTGTATGTCTAATTAGACCTAGCTAGGGGCACAATGAAGTTTGTTTTGGCTTTTTGAAAATGTAAGTTGCTAAAAGTACTGTAAGAATGAAGTAAATTTGACATCTATCGGTTTTCTTTTGCTGTTTGACTTATGTTTATACGCACTGTTTGCAGATATAACTCCCGGAATTCCATTTTGGAGTGGTCAATACTTCTCATAGATAATTCAAATCGCAGGTTTTTAACAGCACCCTTTCACTTATTTCGCCTGGACCTGTCCAAACATAGATCAATTTTACTCGATTTCACTAACTGATGCTGCAATGTTGCTTGCAGTGGGTCAATGGAGTTCGTTGTTCCTCCAGCAGATTCTTCTGCATTTTTCCCCATATCAGTGCAGTTTTCAGCCACTAGTACATTCAGTGATCTAAAGGTTTGTTCACTAGCAGCCTTGCTTCCGTTGAGATTTCTTTTCCCCAACATCATGTCATTCTTTTGTGACCTCGTTTTTCTTACTCATGCTGCGCTTTTCTTACATTACGAAAAATGTGTTCTCTGATGACATTTCTCGATCCTCTGTTCTTTTCCAATACTGTCATCGTATTGCTTCTTCTATACACAAGGTGGCTCtgtcttttccatttctctGCCTGTGACTGTGAGAGTAGATTGACAAAAATGGATCCATGTTAAAAACTTATGTAGCATTGCCATCTGCCTTGTAACTCTTTCCCTCTATCAATCACATTGCTATTTAGGTTCGAGTACTAACGAGCCATCTCTTTTGCAGGTTGTCAATATTTTGCCGCTGGGTAGTGGATCGCCTCCCAAGTTCTCTCAGCGGACTCAGTTGATCACAGAGAACTACCAAGTGGTTTGACTGTCTACGAAAGTGCACCTTAAGTTTCCCATTTCTGCACTCAATAAATAGTGTCTAGCCTTCACTGCCTGCATTCAGCAGCTTTCGAGCAATACCTCACAAGGAAATTATTCTTTTCTGAATACATCTTAAATTTTACAGCCAAATTTTTTCCTGTGAGTTCCATTCTTTTTCACCGATTTGAAGTGCATGTTGCTAGAAATTGAATTGACGGGGAGACCGGAATATCATAGATTTCAATTTTGTTCTCCGTCGGTGTTTCCTCCCAACTGCTAGCTTCTTGATGGTGTCTTATCGCGTGTCTTTGGGATTCCTGGAACTGAACATATAAGTTTTATTCATACTTGGTTATATGGTCGGTTCGGGGCTCTTCTGGGTGGTGAATAATCTCTGCTATATAACCTGGGAGTAATCTTTGATGTAAAAGGAAATTCCTTTGAAGCCTGCGATTCATCAATCTGGTCGGAAATAACATTTTCACATTCAAACTAACATGGAGGAAGTTCTGAAAAAGTTCCTCACGACGTAATCATCAACAACAAAGACACTAGAACTATTGCGGGCCACTGTCGGGTTCCATTCTATTAAATAGGCGATGGCAGATTCCGATCTCAATTCATGGGATATTGTCCAAGTAAC of the Punica granatum isolate Tunisia-2019 unplaced genomic scaffold, ASM765513v2 Contig00414, whole genome shotgun sequence genome contains:
- the LOC116190279 gene encoding coatomer subunit delta-like; the protein is HVSRLQIETGGNPGILFKTHPNINKELFANENILGLKDPKRPFPTGQAGDAGGVGLLKWRMQSVDESMVPLTINCWPSVSGNETYVSIEYEAPSMFDLRNVVISVPLPPLREAPNVRQIDGEWRYNSRNSILEWSILLIDNSNRSGSMEFVVPPADSSAFFPISVQFSATSTFSDLKVVNILPLGSGSPPKFSQRTQLITENYQVV